The Gorilla gorilla gorilla isolate KB3781 chromosome 17, NHGRI_mGorGor1-v2.1_pri, whole genome shotgun sequence nucleotide sequence GGAGTTTATAACAAAGACATAAAGCCACACCAATCATCATAACAAAGACTATGCCTGTGGAGTACACatgtaacatttcttttgatgaatAATGTACGTTTCTAGTAGATGTATCATTACGTACAATTTGTGTTAGACTTGTACCATCCCTTTAGCATACTAGGATTTTGAATTCACTTTACCAACATTACTCATTTTCAATACTTCAACTACTTTGAAAAGTAACAGCCACGGTGGCACTGAACACCTCCATCCCCATCATGGAAAGAACATCGAGAAATGAAGGCCAGTCTTCAAATCTTGGTCAATTGCTGCCGGCAGATAGGAGCTAGTGAATGATAGTAGTGGTTCTCAACAAAGATCTCAACGGGTCTCAAGAAGACAGGCAAAAGACTTACATCACTGGCCATTGAGATCAGTGGCAAAGAAATGTGGTCCTGCCAGCAGGATCAGCACACATGGCAGGGGAAATTTGGGATGATGAAAGGAAAGGCAGGACTTGACACCTCGGCTAGTCTGTATACTCAGCCACTATTGAAAGAAGGACGGTGATGTCATCTGGCTTTCCACCTCTCACATTCAATCCATTGTCACATGCAAACTGTGCAAAAGGTGACATATAATTTGGGTCATAGGCCAGCTCATGAGCTTGCTCAGCAATGCTTCTGGCAGTCTGTTGTATACTCTCATAATTTGaattctttaacttttttagCTCCTGAAGGATCATATAATCAGGCATGTTGTCAGAGTCCATCTGTTGCCGTCAGGATAATGTCTCCTAGCTGGACATCGAAAGACGTGCTATCAGCAGCATCCGGACTGTCGCTCAAGACGACTCCCTCGGCTTCAGGGGGAGCGACTGAGAGCTGGAATGGAGTGTTGAagtaatgctgctgctcatctgatcGGTGCACGACTTCACCACCCCTGACAACCACGAAGCCTGAATCGCCCAGGTTTGCTGTGTGTAAGCGGTGGCTGGTTCTGTCCAGCACCACAATGCAGGCGGTGCTGCTACCGAGCAAAGGGACTTTATTTTGCAGCAACTCACAGTAGCTTGTGATGAGAATTCCAATGGGATTACTAGGTACGAACCGTCCTTCTTTTACTAAACGTTCACACGTCCGCATTAAAGTCCCTGAGAATTGAGACGGATCAACTCCATAGTCTCTCCAGCCTCCTACACCATCTGCAACCCCGAGCACGTCCGCGGAACGGTGCCGGGCCACGAAGCACGCGTCGTCCCCGTAGCACGCGCCCTTCTTGAGGAGGCCCTTACGGAAGTCCTTCCCGAAGCCGCAGCCGGCCGTCACCAGCAGGtagtcgccgccgccgccgccgccggcccTGGGGTCGGTCTGCGAGAGGCCGCCGAGCACGGCGCGGGCCACCAGCCGCCCGTACGAGAGGACCGAGAACatcgccgccgccgccccccccGCGAGGAGGCGGGGGGCCGGGGGAGCAGGAGGACGCGGAGGCCCGGAGCCGGCTGTCTCCTCAGCCGCAGTCGCGCCGCCGCTGGGGCGCTCCTCAGGGCGGCGCGCGGGGCCTCGCACGCGCTCAGCCGCGCGCACCGGAGCCAGAGCGAGGTCAGAAGCGGCGGCTCCTCCGCCTCAGCCCAACTGAAGTCCCGGCTGCAGCGGCAGCCGCCGCCG carries:
- the LOC109023949 gene encoding LOW QUALITY PROTEIN: protein phosphatase PTC7 homolog (The sequence of the model RefSeq protein was modified relative to this genomic sequence to represent the inferred CDS: inserted 2 bases in 1 codon), with translation MFSVLSYGRLVARAVLGGLSQTDPRAGGGGGGDYLLVTAGCGFGKDFRKGLLKKGACYGDDACFVARHRSADVLGVADGVGGWRDYGVDPSQFSGTLMRTCERLVKEGRFVPSNPIGILITSYCELLQNKVPLLGSSTACIVVLDRTSHRLHTANLGDSGFVVVRGGEVVHRSDEQQHYFNTPFQLSVAPPEAEGVVLSDSPDAADSTSFDVQLGDIILTATDGLXDNMPDYMILQELKKLKNSNYESIQQTARSIAEQAHELAYDPNYMSPFAQFACDNGLNVRGGKPDDITVLLSIVAEYTD